One Fusarium musae strain F31 chromosome 6, whole genome shotgun sequence DNA segment encodes these proteins:
- a CDS encoding hypothetical protein (EggNog:ENOG41), protein MGNPDIETSSAVAQRVSVEITKTQVGVGREQLSDALPPHADYEGGHRWDPSATWTPEEERRAVRKTDLKLLSWLCLMFFGLQLDRGNISNALADDLLTDLGLTTDDYNNGTTIQVLCFLLAEFPVQFLTKRYGFKHVLPTLMVCWGLVSTFQAFMTGRAAFYVTRALIGTFEGGFIPGVILMATYFYTSKELSIRLAAFWSTLNIARVISALLAAGLIEMRGVNGHPGWFWLLLLEGLLTVVIGLVSMAYLPTSPTGTKSLIWRKSWYTEREEVIMINRILRDDPAKGLTALKEPATWQDVKNAWSDPSLWGLYFIGLVAYIPAAPVQAYLTLTLKRVGKFSTLASNLLTAPSAALQIVTMLALAYSSEYFNERTFHCLFGEIWSLPLLTALLTLPDEGREWGRFSIITLISGYPYFHPLVSSWISENSFDVKKRAIAAATYNVIVQMGSVTSSQIYRKWDAPYYKNGNKVLISILCLSVVAFLAQRFWLIHLNKKKIEQWDQMTAEQKLEYQTDKERREIDGNKRLDFRFAY, encoded by the exons ATGGGTAACCCGGATATCGAGACGAGCTCAGCAGTTGCTCAGCGCGTGTCGGTGGAAATCACCAAGACGCAAGTCGGAGTTGGCCGAGAGCAATTGTCAGACGCTTTGCCGCCTCATGCCGACTACGAAGGCGGCCATCGGTGGGATCCATCGGCTACATGGActcctgaggaggagagacgGGCAGTACGAAAGACTGACCTCAAGCTTTTGTCTTGGCTGTGTCTTATG TTCTTTGGCCTGCAACTGGATCGTGGAAATATCTCTAACGCGCTTGCTGATGACCTCTTGACTGATCTTGGATTGACCACCGATGATTACAATAACGGGACCACCATTCAAGTCCTTTGCTTCTTACTTGCTGAATTCCCCGTTCAGTTCCTCACCAAGCGATATGGCTTCAAGCATGTTCTTCCAACGCTCATGGTCTGCTGGGGTCTTGTCTCAACCTTCCAAGCCTTCATGACCGGACGAGCTGCTTTCTACGTTACCCGTGCTCTGATCGGTACCTTTGAGGGTGGTTTCATTCCTGGTGTCATTCTTATGGCGACTTACTTTTACACCTCGAAGGAGCTGTCTATCCGACTTGCAGCTTTCTGGTCTACTCTCAATATCGCCCGTGTCATCTCTGCCCTCCTTGCTGCCGGACTGATCGAGATGCGAGGTGTCAACGGCCACCCCGGCTGGTTCTGGCTTCTACTCCTCGAGGGTCTTCTTACCGTGGTCATTGGTCTCGTCTCTATGGCCTATCTTCCTACCTCGCCCACGGGCACCAAATCTCTCATCTGGCGAAAGTCTTGGTACACTGAGCGTGAGGAGGTCATCATGATCAACCGTATTCTTCGAGATGATCCCGCCAAGGGTCTCACAGCATTGAAGGAGCCTGCCACATGGCAGGATGTCAAGAACGCATGGTCAGACCCCTCGCTCTGGGGTCTTTACTTTATCGGTCTCGTTGCCTACATTCCTGCCGCGCCTGTGCAGGCTTATTTGACTCTTACACTCAAGCGAGTTGGAAAGTTCAGTACCTTGGCTAGCAACCTGCTCACTGCACCCTCTGCTGCACTCCAGATCGTCACCATGCTTGCGCTGGCATACAGTTCTGAGTACTTTAACGAGAGGACGTTCCATTGTCTGTTTGGAGAGATCTGGTCACTACCTCTTCTTACGGCACTTCTCACCCTTCCCGATGAGGGCCGAGAATGGGGACGATTCTCTATTATTACTCTGATCTCTGGTTATCCCTACTTTCACCCTCTGGTTTCTTCTTGGATTTCCGAGAACTCTTTCGATGTTAAGAAGCGAGCCATTGCTGCGGCTACATACAACGTCATCGTTCAAAT GGGAAGCGTTACAAGCTCTCAGATCTACCGCAAGTGGGATGCTCCTTACTACAAAAACGGCAACAAGGTGCTCATTTCGATTCTTTGCCTCTCTGTCGTTGCATTCCTCGCCCAGCGATTCTGGCTCATCCacctcaacaagaagaagattgaacAGTGGGATCAGATGACAGCGGAGCAGAAGCTCGAATACCAGACGGACAAGGAACGGCGAGAGATTGATGGAAACAAGCGACTCGATTTCCGCTTTGCTTACTGA
- a CDS encoding hypothetical protein (EggNog:ENOG41), with translation MGLIGLTASGLVGALHSYILVLEMFLWTKPRGRKAFRLTPEFAEQTKTMAANQGLYNGFLSAGLIWSLLHPNPEFSKQLQIFFNGCVLVAGAYGGLTANKKILYIQAAPAALSLGLVLLDM, from the coding sequence ATGGGTTTAATCGGACTCACTGCCAGCGGCCTCGTCGGCGCTTTACACAGCTACATCTTGGTTCTCGAGATGTTTCTCTGGACGAAGCCTCGTGGAAGAAAGGCTTTCAGACTCACACCCGAATTCGCTGAGCAGACCAAGACAATGGCTGCCAATCAGGGCCTCTACAACGGCTTCTTGTCCGCTGGACTGATTTGGTCGCTTCTTCACCCGAACCCTGAGTTCTCAAAGCAACTtcagatcttcttcaacggcTGTGTCTTGGTTGCGGGTGCATATGGTGGTCTCACTGCCAACAAGAAGATTCTCTACATCCAGGCTGCTCCCGCAGCTCTCTCTCTTGGACTGGTTCTGTTGGATATGTAG
- a CDS encoding hypothetical protein (EggNog:ENOG41) has translation MSKLFRRRKNNNDDLESNAGRRASRASRGGRAASIVDDSLGEYPALDHYISNYREDRRRAADDRDDKVKKKHWWQFGSGVDAQEEPPTKKGTPDAWLETDLTAGLASDEVERRRQVTGWNELVSEKENMFAQFLSYFTGPILYVMEVAALLAVGLGDWVDFGVIVGILMLNAFVGFYQEKQAADVVASLKGDIAMRCTVIRDSSEQEILARELVPGDILIVQEGGTVAADARLICDYTRPEDFELYKRLRAEDKLDRSDEEDEFADGADKEQDHDTSTEHDAHQHSHEQEPHDYRSRPLAAIDQSAITGESLAVEKYLGDMVYYTTGCKRGKAFALVQTTAKESFVGRTADLVQGAKDQGHFKAIMNNIGTSLLVLVMFWILIAWIGGFFHHIGMTEPGSQNLLHYALVLLIIGVPVGLPVVTTTTLAVGAAYLAKQKAIVQKLTAIESLAGVDILCSDKTGTLTANKLSIRDPWLAEGQDVNWMMAVAALASSHNLRTLDPIDKVTILTLKRYPEAREILKQGWVTESFTPFDPVSKRITAVCRLGNDKFWCVKGAPKAVLKLASGSEDESRIYKEKAQDFARRGFRSLGVAYKKNDGPWVILGLLSMFDPPREDTAQTIIEAGHLGVPVKMLTGDAIAIAKETCKMLSLGTKVYNSERLIHGGLSGSVQHDFVERADGFAEVFPEHKYTVVEMLQQRGHLTAMTGDGVNDAPSLKKADCGIAVEGASEAAQAAADIVFLAPGLSTIVLAIKTARQIFQRMKAYIQYRIALCLHLEIYLTLSMIIINETIRVDLIVFLALFADLATVAVAYDNAHWEPRPVEWQLPKIWVMSVILGILLALATWVLRGTLFLPNGGIVQNFGSVQEILFLEVALTENWLIFVTRGGKTWPSWQLVFAILGVDVLATLFCLFGWMSGTGEISHPESNFKQSSNGWVDIVTVVIVWLYSFGVTVVIAIVYFVLNKLSWLDNLGRKDRKKKDTKLENILGHLQKLAIEHEVDEKTGKSRFMLAEKAADEDDDI, from the exons ATGTCTAAACTATTCCGTCGTcgcaagaacaacaacgatGACCTGGAATCCAATGCTGGCCGGCGAGCCTCCCGCGCTTCTAGAGGCGGGAGAGCCGCCAGTATTGTAGACGACAGTCTCGGTGAGTATCCTGCCCTTGATCACTACATCAGCAACTATCGCGAAGATCGTCGTCGCGCAGCCGATGATCGtgatgacaaggtcaagaagaagcattgGTGGCAGTTCGGCAGCGGTGTCGATGCCCAGGAGGAGCCTCCTACTAAAAAGGGTACTCCTGATGCCTGGCTTGAGACGGATCTCACAGCTGGTCTTGCATCGGATGAAGTTGAAAGACGAAGACAAGTAACAGGATGGAACGAGTTGGTTTCGGAAAAGGAGAACATGTTTGCTCAGTTTTTGAGCTATTTCACAGGTCCCATTCTTTATG TTATGGAGGTTGCGGCCCTTCTCGCAGTCGGTCTCGGGGATTGGGTGGATTTCGGAGTCATTGTCGGTATTCTTATGCTCAACGCCTTCGTCGGGTTCTACCAGGAGAAGCAAGCCGCAGATGTCGTCGCTAGTCTCAAGGGTGATATTGCAATGCGATGCACGGTCATACGTGACAGCAGCGAACAAGAAATTCTGGCGCGAGAACTTGTTCCCGGAGACATC CTCATTGTCCAAGAAGGCGGTACCGTGGCTGCAGATGCTCGCCTTATCTGCGACTATACACGCCCCGAAGATTTTGAACTTTACAAACGTCTCCGAGCTGAAGATAAACTCGACCgcagcgatgaggaagatgagtttGCTGATGGCGCAGacaaagaacaagatcaTGACACATCGACAGAACATGATGCCCATCAACACAGTCATGAGCAGGAGCCACACGACTACCGAAGCCGACCTCTCGCAGCCATTGATCAATCTGCTATTACCGGAGAGTCACTCGCTGTCGAGAAGTATCTTGGCGATATGGTATACTATACCACTGGCTGCAAAAGAGGCAAGGCCTTTGCCCTTGTTCAAACCACTGCCAAAGAGTCTTTCGTCGGCCGTACTGCAGACCTCGTCCAGGGAGCTAAGGATCAGGGCCACTTCAAGGCTATCATGAACAACATTGGAACCTcgcttctcgttcttgtcaTGTTCTGGATTCTGATAGCCTGGATCGGAGGATTCTTCCACCATATTGGGATGACGGAACCTGGATCGCAGAATCTCCTCCACTatgctcttgttcttctcattaTTG GTGTCCCAGTTGGTCTTCCAGTGGTGACAACCACGACCCTCGCCGTCGGAGCAGCCTATCTCGCGAAGCAGAAGGCTATCGTCCAAAAACTTACGGCTATTGAGTCTCTTGCTGGCGTCGACATTCTGTGTTCTGACAAGACGGGCACGCTGACTGCCAATAAGCTATCGATTCGCGATCCTTGGCTAGCAGAAGGCCAGGACGTCAATTGGATGATGGCGGTCGCAGCTCTTGCTTCGAGTCATAATCTCAGAACCCTGGATCCCATCGACAAAGTCACTATCCTTACTCTCAAGCGCTACCCCGAAGCCAGAGAGATTCTCAAACAGGGGTGGGTGACTGAGTCGTTCACACCTTTCGATCCTGTCTCTAAGCGAATCACTGCGGTTTGCCGTCTTGGGAATGACAAGTTTTGGTGCGTCAAGGGAGCCCCAAAAGCAGTATTGAAACTTGCTTCAGGCTCGGAGGACGAAAGCCGAATCTATAAAGAGAAGGCTCAAGATTTTGCTCGAAGAGGATTCCGTTCGCTAGGTGTCGCTTATAAAAAGAACGATGGTCCCTGGGTCATTTTGGGTTTGCTATCCATGTTCGATCCTCCTCGCGAAGATACGGCCCAGACAATCATCGAGGCAGGCCACCTTGGAGTCCCCGTTAAGATGTTGACTGGAGATGCCATAGCCATTGCAAAAGAAACCTGCAAAATGTTGTCCCTCGGTACAAAAGTGTATAACTCAGAACGACTCATCCATGGCGGGTTGTCCGGAAGTGTACAGCATGACTTCGTGGAGCGTGCAGATGGCTTTGCAGAAGTGTTTCCCGAGCACAAGTACACGGTTGTGGAAATGCTGCAACAAAGAGGCCATCTCACAGCAATGACCGGCGACGGTGTCAACGATGCCCCTTCCCTCAAGAAAGCGGATTGTGGTATTGCCGTTGAGGGTGCTTCGGAAGCTGCCCAGGCCGCAGCAGATATCGTTTTTCTTGCCCCAGGCCTAAGTACGATTGTCCTGGCAATCAAGACCGCCCGTCAGATATTTCAGAGAATGAAAGCGTACATTCAATATCGTATCGCGCTCTGTCTCCACCTGGAAATATATCTCACACTGtccatgatcatcatcaatgaGACCATTCGGGTCGACCTGATTGTTTTCTTGGCCTTATTTGCGGATC TAGCGACAGTTGCAGTTGCTTATGATAATGCTCATTGGGAACCGAGGCCTGTAGAGTGGCAAT TACCGAAAATT TGGGTTATGAGCGTGATTCTCGGGATTCTTCTAGCTCTTGCAACGTGGGTTCTCCGTGGAACCCTCTTTCTGCCAAACGGAGGCATTGTTCAGAACTTTGGCTCCGTTCAAGAGATCCTCTTCCTTGAAGTCGCCCTCACAGAGAACTGGCTCATCTTCGTCACACGAGGCGGTAAGACCTGGCCATCATGGCAACTCGTGTTCGCCATTCTTGGCGTCGATGTCCTGGCTACCCTGTTCTGCCTCTTTGGCTGGATGTCAGGTACGGGTGAAATCTCTCATCCTGAGTCGAACTTCAAGCAGAGCAGCAATGGCTGGGTCGATATCGTAACTGTGGTGATCGTCTGGCTGTACTCTTTCGGTGTGACCGTCGTTATCGCTATCGTTTACTTCGTTCTCAACAAGCTGTCTTGGTTAGACAACTTAGGTAGGAAAgatcgcaagaagaaggataccAAGCTGGAAAACATTCTCGGCCACCTCCAGAAGCTTGCCATCGAGCATGAGGTTGACGAGAAGACGGGAAAGAGTAGGTTTATGCTGGCggagaaggctgctgatgaggatgatgatatctAG
- a CDS encoding hypothetical protein (MEROPS:MER0001009~EggNog:ENOG41): MYRNGNDVASASLDIRRGREVLPKNVKPLHYDLTLEPNFETFKYEGTVTIDFDVVEDSTSIALNTVEIDIHETLVEANGATISSSPTLDYNKDTQTTTVTFDKTIPAGQMARLTQRFTGTLNDDMAGFYRSSYKDEDGNTKYLATTQFEATDARRAFPCLDEPALKATFTVTLIADKDLVCLGNMDVASEKEVDSKVTGKKRKAITYNKTPIMSTYLLAFVIGDLKSYETNNFRVPIRVWCTPDQDLDHAIFSAELAARTLEFYEQQFGSQYPLPKMDMVAVPDFAAGAMENWGLITYRVVDLLLDEKTSSAVTKKRVAEVVQHELAHQWFGNLVTMDFWDGLWLKEGFATWMSWYSSNAFYPEWRIWEGYVTEDLRSALGLDSLRSSHPIEVPVKRADEVNQIFDAISYEKGSCVLRMISKYLGEDVFLKGIRIYLDRHAYSNTETTDLWAALSEASGKDVERVADIWTKKVGYPVVAVTEDEGKGTIHVKQNRFLRTADVKPEEDQVLYPVFLNLRTKDGIQEDLALNTREADFKVPDFDFYKINSGHSGIYRTSYTSERLQKLGQNAKAGLLGVEDRAGMIADAGALAAAGYQKTSGLLSLLQEFDSENEFIVWDEITLRVGSLRDAWIFEDDDVNEALKTFQRDLVSKKANEIGWDISDKDDFTAQRMKALMFGKAAIVEDEPTKKAAFELFEKFVNGDRDAVQPNLRPSVFAVVVTYGGEKEYNDILKEYETAKQSSERNTALRSLGFAKDPALIKRTLEYTLSDNVKTQDIYMPLSGLRAHKEGILALWGWVKDNWDVLTKRLPPGMSLLGDMVAISTSSLTHEDQISDVKSFFEKKGTKGFDLELAQSLDSMTAKQNWLARDKDDVKEWLRKNKYL; this comes from the coding sequence ATGTATCGCAACGGAAACGATGTCGCTAGCGCGAGTCTCGACATTCGTCGTGGACGTGAGGTTCTTCCCAAGAATGTCAAGCCCCTGCACTACGATCTCACCCTCGAGCCAAACTTCGAGACCTTCAAGTATGAAGGTACCGTCACCATCGACTTCGATGTCGTCGAAGATTCAACCTCTATTGCCCTGAACACGGTCGAAATTGATATCCACGAGACACTCGTTGAAGCCAATGGTGCCACTATTAGCTCCTCGCCTACCCTCGATTACAACAAGGACACCCAAACCACCACCGTTACCTTCGATAAGACGATTCCCGCCGGTCAAATGGCGAGGTTGACTCAACGTTTCACCGGTACTCTCAACGATGACATGGCAGGTTTCTACAGGTCATCATACAAGGACGAAGATGGCAACACCAAATACCTTGCAACCACCCAGTTCGAGGCCACCGATGCTCGCCGTGCGTTCCCTTGCCTGGACGAGCCAGCTCTGAAGGCGACATTCACTGTGACACTCATTGCTGACAAGGATCTGGTATGCTTGGGTAACATGGATGTCGCTTCTGAGAAAGAAGTCGACTCCAAGGTTACAggcaagaagcgcaaggccaTTACTTACAACAAGACACCCATCATGTCTACCTACCTTCTGGCTTTCGTCATTGGTGACCTCAAGTCCTACGAGACTAACAACTTTCGAGTCCCTATCCGAGTGTGGTGCACTCCTGATCAAGACCTTGACCATGCCATCTTTTCCGCTGAGCTAGCCGCACGAACACTCGAGTTCTACGAGCAGCAATTTGGCAGTCAATATCCTCTTCCCAAGATGGACATGGTTGCTGTGCCCGACTTTGCTGCTGGAGCCATGGAGAACTGGGGTCTCATCACATATCGAGTCGTTGATCTTCTACTGGATGAAAAGACCAGCAGTGCCGTCACCAAAAAGCGGGTGGCTGAGGTCGTTCAACATGAGCTGGCTCATCAGTGGTTCGGCAACTTGGTCACAATGGACTTCTGGGATGGCCTGTGGCTAAAGGAAGGTTTCGCAACATGGATGTCTTGGTATTCCTCTAATGCTTTCTACCCCGAGTGGAGGATTTGGGAAGGTTACGTTACCGAGGATCTCCGATCTGCCCTCGGCCTCGACTCTCTGCGCAGCTCTCACCCCATCGAAGTGCCTGTCAAGCGTGCCGATGAGGTCAACCAAATCTTCGATGCTATCTCATATGAAAAGGGCTCTTGTGTTCTGCGCATGATCTCAAAATACTTGGGCGAGGACGTCTTTCTGAAGGGTATCCGAATCTATCTCGACAGACACGCATACAGCAACACTGAGACCACAGACCTTTGGGCCGCTCTCAGCGAGGCCAGTGGTAAAGATGTTGAGCGCGTTGCTGATATATGGACCAAGAAGGTCGGTTATCCAGTCGTAGCAGTCACAGAAGACGAAGGCAAAGGCACAATCCATGTCAAGCAGAACCGGTTCCTTAGAACGGCTGATGTCAAGCCTGAGGAGGATCAAGTCCTTTATCCTGTCTTCCTCAACCTTCGAACTAAGGACGGTATCCAGGAAGACCTGGCACTCAACACACGTGAGGCAGACTTCAAGGTGCCTGACTTTGACTTCTACAAGATCAACTCTGGCCATTCTGGTATCTACCGTACATCTTATACAAGCGAGCGGCTTCAAAAGCTTGGTCAAAACGCCAAGGCGGGTCTCCTGGGTGTTGAAGACAGGGCCGGTATGATTGCTGATGCCGGTGCCCTTGCCGCTGCTGGTTACCAAAAGACATCCGGCTTGTTGTCACTCCTCCAAGAATTTGACTCTGAAAACGAGTTTATTGTCTGGGATGAGATCACTCTCCGTGTCGGATCTCTCCGTGATGCTTGGAtctttgaagatgatgatgtcaaCGAGGCTCTCAAGACTTTCCAGAGGGATCTGGTCAGCAAGAAGGCTAACGAGATCGGTTGGGATATTTCTGACAAGGATGACTTCACTGCCCAAAGAATGAAGGCTCTCATGTTCGGTAAGGCCGCCATTGTTGAGGACGAGCCTACAAAGAAGGCCGCTTTCGAGTTGTTCGAAAAGTTCGTCAATGGCGATCGAGATGCTGTACAACCCAACTTGCGACCTAGTGTGTTCGCTGTTGTGGTTACCTATGGAGGCGAGAAGGAGTATAATGATATTTTGAAAGAATACGAGACTGCCAAGCAAAGCAGTGAGCGAAACACTGCTCTCCGATCACTTGGTTTCGCAAAGGATCCCGCGCTTATCAAGCGAACTCTGGAGTACACTCTCAGCGATAACGTCAAGACCCAGGATATCTACATGCCCCTCAGCGGTCTCCGCGCTCACAAGGAGGGTATTCTGGCCCTTTGGGGATGGGTCAAGGACAACTGGGACGTTCTTACCAAGCGACTCCCACCTGGCATGTCACTCCTTGGCGATATGGTCGCCATTTCTACAAGCTCTCTCACACACGAGGACCAGATTTCCGATgtcaagagcttctttgagaagaagggcacAAAGGGATTTGACCTTGAGCTGGCTCAGAGTCTCGATTCTATGACTGCCAAGCAAAATTGGCTCGCCAGGGATAAGGACGATGTCAAGGAGTGGTTACGCAAGAACAAATATTTGTAA
- a CDS encoding hypothetical protein (EggNog:ENOG41), with protein MPRIPRVGALVSLQSTVVPVNRVPFVARVTFSTTPVHAAGRKAEWLRDKLWKGEAPGGDDPYQERVEPEQTSNLPEEALNLSSVDRRPYPVRTTRLVLPPGHSEAMTEKEVESVDTEYTPATSIDELEEISPVKTWWDQPGHWGEESEFQGFGSANRVEDQAVMEIYVRQALVESLSYQQRGLLKEYAVKKWPYGDRAHLDRTLSVGIRFKDGKPLLSTHWSAVTERLKHAGPGEVEKKVEISPEEAQQMVNVIDPSWKTATLDDDYLKFAIRKRIYQLTGHFIPDVKVAAARTPQELITVALTFAKRGKKLAEVLEDQKALFALPNVKVHNRRVTPIDREVAVGRWKVIEEELQKRDLPVTGTGKYGKNMERDWLTGKA; from the exons ATGCCTCGAATACCGCGGGTAGGGGCTCTAGTCTCTCTTCAATCGACAGTCGTCCCCGTCAACCGAGTCCCCTTCGTTGCCCGCGTCaccttctcaacaacccCCGTCCACGCAGCTGGTCGCAAGGCCGAATGGCTCCGAGATAAGCTGTGGAAGGGTGAAGCTCCCGGAGGTGATGATCCTTACCAAGAGAGAGTGGAACCAGAACAGACTTCAAACTTGCCAGAGGAGGCTTTGAATCTATCAAGTGTCGACCGCAGACCATACCCTGTGCGCACCACTCGTCTCGTGCTACCTCCAGGCCATTCCGAAGCCATGACCGAGAAGGAAGTCGAGTCTGTCGACACCGAATATACACCTGCGACTTCaattgatgaacttgaggaaATTTCACCCGTCAAGACATGGTGGGATCAACCAGGCCACTGGGGCGAGGAGAGCGAATTCCAAGGGTTTGGCAGCGCAAACCGAGTAGAGGATCAAGCAGTTATGGAGATTTACGTACGACAAGCTCTGGTTGAGTCACTTTCATACCAGCAGCGAGGACTTCTTAAGGAATATGCGGTAAAGAAGTGGCCTTATGGTGATAGGGCCCACCTGGACCGAACATTGTCTGTGGGAATTCGATTCAAGGATGGGAAGCCTCTTCTCAGCACTCATTGGAGTGCTGTCACCGAGAGGCTGAAGCATGCTGGGCCCGGAGAGGTTGAGAAAAAGGTTGAGATTTCTCCCGAGGAAGCTCAGCAGATGGTTAATGTTATCGACCCCTCATGGAAGACCGCCACTCTTGACGATGACTACCTCAAGTTTGCT ATCCGCAAGCGTATCTACCAACTCACAGGCCACTTCATTCCCGACGTCAAGGTCGCCGCCGCCCGCACACCACAAGAGCTCATCACTGTAGCCTTGACATTCGCCAAACGGGGCAAGAAGCTCgccgaggttcttgaggatcAAAAGGCCCTGTTCGCACTTCCTAACGTCAAGGTGCACAACAGGAGAGTCACACCTATTGACCGTGAGGTTGCTGTTGGTCGCTGGAAGGTTATTGAGGAGGAGTTACAAAAGCGAGATCTGCCCGTTACTGGCACAGGGAAATATGGCAAGAACATGGAGAGGGATTGGCTGACTGGCAAGGCCTAA
- the ARO4 gene encoding 3-deoxy-7-phosphoheptulonate synthase (EggNog:ENOG41): protein MPSAVEMVSIAADDTRVLGQDPLIPPALLTSEIPLPEKATNTVVKGRQDAADIVLGESDRLLVVVGPCSIHDPVAAQEYASRLKELSDKLSDDLCIVMRAYLEKPRTTVGWKGLINDPDIDNSFKINKGLRVSRQLFVDLTSKGLPIATEMLDTISPQFLADCISVGAIGARTTESQLHRELASGLSFPVGFKNGTDGSLGVAIDAIGAAAAQHHFMGVTKQGLAAITRTKGNEHCFVILRGGTKGTNFDKESVQAAKKVLQDKKQKEAIMIDCSHGNSSKNHKNQPKVAKVVGEQLREGEKAIIGVMIESNIGEGNQKVPAEGPAALQRGVSITDACINWEDTAVVLEDLADAVRTRRKVNRS from the exons ATGCCTTCAGCCGTAGAAATGGTCAGTATCGCTGCCGATGACACCAGAG TCCTCGGACAGGATCCTCTGATCCCTCCCGCTCTTCTCACCTCCGAGATCCCTCTCCCCGAGAAGGCCACAAACACCGTTGTCAAGGGCCGTCAAGATGCTGCCGACATTGTTCTTGGTGAGAGCGACAGGCTTCTCGTCGTTGTCGGCCCCTGCTCCATTCACGACCCTGTCGCCGCTCAGGAATACGCTTCCAGACTCAAGGAGCTCTCTGACAAGCTCTCCGACGATCTCTGCATCGTGATGCGCGCCTACCTCGAGAAGCCCCGAACAACCGTTGGCTGGAAGGGTCTCATCAACGATCCCGATATCGATAACTctttcaagatcaacaagggcCTCCGTGTTTCCCGCCAGCTGTTCGTTGACTTGACCAGCAAGGGTCTACCTATTGCCACCGAGATGCTCGATACCATTTCTCCTCAGTTCCTTGCCGACTGTATCTCTGTCGGTGCTATTGGTGCCCGTACTACCGAGTCCCAGCTGCACCGTGAGCTCGCTTCCGGTCTGTCTTTCCCTGTTGGTTTCAAGAACGGCACAGACGGTAGCCTTGGTGTTGCCATTGACGCTAttggcgctgctgctgctcagcaCCACTTCATGGGTGTCACAAAGCAAGGCCTTGCTGCTATTACCCGCACCAAGGGTAACGAACACTGCTTTGTTATTCTCCGTGGTGGAACCAAGGGCACAAACTTCGACAAGGAGAGTGTccaggctgccaagaaggtccttcaggacaagaagcagaaggaggctATCATGATTGATTGCTCCCACG GTAATTCTTCCAAGAACCACAAGAACCAGCCCAAGGTTGCCAAGGTCGTTGGTGAACAACTTCGTGAAGGTGAGAAGGCCATCATTGGTGTTATGATCGAGTCCAACATTGGCGAGGGTAACCAAAAGGTTCCCGCCGAAGGCCCTGCTGCTCTCCAGCGTGGTGTCAGCATCACTGATGCTTGCATCAACTGGGAGGACACAGCCGTTGTGCTCGAGGACTTGGCTGATGCTGTCCGCACTCGCCGCAAGGTCAACCGCTCTTAG